The region TCTGCGCCGATCGCGACGATGCCGGTGGCCATCACGAGCGCGAAGTAGCCGGGGAACAGCGTCGCGATCGGTGATGACGGGGTGTCGGCCATCGAGTTCTACGGTCGGAGGTAGCGCAGGAAGCTGGCGGCGGCGGCGAACAGCACGACGGACACGATGGCGGTGGCCCATGCGAGGCCGGCTTCGTCGGCGAGGAACGCTTCGGCGGCGACGGTGACGAGGAAGACCTGCATCGCCATGAGGATGATCACGTAGATCAGGACAGCCGACGAGGAGCGGC is a window of Acidimicrobiales bacterium DNA encoding:
- a CDS encoding DUF6755 family protein encodes the protein RSSSAVLIYVIILMAMQVFLVTVAAEAFLADEAGLAWATAIVSVVLFAAAASFLRYLRP